The sequence below is a genomic window from Deltaproteobacteria bacterium.
GCGGTCTCGATGAAGAGTTGGCACAGCGCCGGGTGGCCGATGCACAACGGTCCCGCGATACCGGGCATCAGCGCGGCGAGATCGAGCGCCAGCGCCAACGCTTCCTCCGGGGGGATGTCCTCATCGCAGTTCCAGTGCCGCGACAAGTGATGCCCGCCGGCGGCGCGCACGGTTTCGTAGAGGCCGAGGTTGGTCAGCTCGACGACGCCCCACGGGGCCATCCACTCGCCGCGCACGTGGTCGCGGTACACCGTAGACTTCTCCAGCACCAGGACCGAGAGCCCCGCGCGCGCCAGCACGGTTGCGAGCGCGCCGCCACCAATCCCACCACCGATGATGGCGATATCGAAATGTTCATTCGCAGCTTGCGGCATAGCTTGCACAATTACTCGAATTCGCCGAAGAGAATCAACGCCAAGGAGGCAGCCACCAATGCGCGGACTGAACGGACGCTCGATTCTCGTCACCGGTGCGGCCAGCGGCATCGGCCGCGCCACCTGCGAGCGACTGCTTGCCGAAGGCGCCGCGGTAGCGATGGTCGATCGTAACGGCGAACTGCTCGCCGACGTCGCACGCATACCGAACGCCCGCATGTTGCGCCTCGTCGCAGATGTAAGCCAGGAGAATGAGGTGCGCGACGCCGTCGAACGCGCCGCGACTGAGTTCGATGGCCTCCGCGGGGTCGTCACTTGTGCTGGCATCTTTCGACCCGGCGACTACCGACCGCTGGCCGAAGTCGATCTCGAGACGTTCTCTCACACCCTTGCGGTGAATCTCACCGGTACCTTCTTGGTGATGAAGTATGCCCTGCCCCATCTAATGCGCGACGGTGGCGCCATCGTCACCATCGCTTCGACCGCCGGGCTACGCGGCCATGGTTTTGGATCCGGCTACACCGCCAGCAAGGGCGGCGTGATCGCGCTGACGCGACTCGCCGCGTTTCAGTACGGCGAGTACAAAGTACGCGTGAACTGCGTCTGCCCCGGCCTCACCGACACGCCGATGACCGGCGCGTCGAGCAATCCCGCGCTCTACGAGCGCGCCGCGCGCGCCGTGCCGCTGCGGCGCATTGCGACGCCCGAAGAGATCGGCAATGCCACGTGCTACCTGCTGAGCGACGACGCCTCGTACATCAACGGCCAGATCATCGCCGCCGACGGCGGCGCGAGCGTGGTGTAAGCAGCACCAATCAGCGGATCAAGTACGCCTTGTGGAACGTCTCGTCCGAGACGGTCGCGTTGTACTTGATCTCGACGATCTCCAGTTGCGACTCGGTGTTGTCTTGCACGTTTTGCATGACCTGCAGCTTCGGGGTCCAGTTGCCGTCGATCTTCTCCATCTTCTCGATCGTCCACACCTTGAGTAGTTTGCCCTTGGGGTCAAAGAACTGGCTGCGGGCGATCACCATGTCCTGCGGATCGATGGCGATGATCGCCTTGCTGTAGGGATCGCCGCCCGGCTTCTTCGGCACGCTCTCGATCAACTTGCAGTGCCGGCCGTTGACGTCTTCCTCCCCCACGAAGGTGTAGGTGTAGGCGTCGATCTCGGGGCGCACCATGTCGGAGACGTAAAAGTCAGAGCCGAGGAACGGCTGCTTGCGCGTCTGCTCCGAGACTTGGATGGCACGTTTGATTGCCGGCACGTAGATCCACTGTTCGTCCGGACCCGGTTCGCGATCCAATAGCAGGAATCGCGTGTCCTTCACGTCCATCGGCGCGGTGACTTCCATGTAACTGGCGTCGGCGTTCTCGATGTGCTTGTACATCAGGTCCAGCTCGCGCACCCAACCGCGGCTCTTCGACGACAGCTTCGCCTTGGCGGTGAACGGAACGCGCGGCACCGAGTCGACCACCTTCTGCAACGTGTCGCGCGCACTCAGATCTTGCGCGAAGGCAAAACCGCACGGCAGCAACAGCGCCGCCGCAAACATCAACCACTCAATCGGCTTTCTCATCTTTCCTCCTCGGACACGGTCAAATGACTACAACGGATTGAACGGATTAAACAGATTTTACGGATC
It includes:
- a CDS encoding outer membrane lipoprotein-sorting protein; translated protein: MRKPIEWLMFAAALLLPCGFAFAQDLSARDTLQKVVDSVPRVPFTAKAKLSSKSRGWVRELDLMYKHIENADASYMEVTAPMDVKDTRFLLLDREPGPDEQWIYVPAIKRAIQVSEQTRKQPFLGSDFYVSDMVRPEIDAYTYTFVGEEDVNGRHCKLIESVPKKPGGDPYSKAIIAIDPQDMVIARSQFFDPKGKLLKVWTIEKMEKIDGNWTPKLQVMQNVQDNTESQLEIVEIKYNATVSDETFHKAYLIR
- a CDS encoding SDR family oxidoreductase; protein product: MRGLNGRSILVTGAASGIGRATCERLLAEGAAVAMVDRNGELLADVARIPNARMLRLVADVSQENEVRDAVERAATEFDGLRGVVTCAGIFRPGDYRPLAEVDLETFSHTLAVNLTGTFLVMKYALPHLMRDGGAIVTIASTAGLRGHGFGSGYTASKGGVIALTRLAAFQYGEYKVRVNCVCPGLTDTPMTGASSNPALYERAARAVPLRRIATPEEIGNATCYLLSDDASYINGQIIAADGGASVV